The genomic stretch TCAGCTGGTACGTTATCTTTTGCAGATACCCAGTGAATTACACCTTTTACTTTACGACCATCTGCTGGGTTTTTACCTAGTGTTTCAGGATCGTATGTACAGTAAACGGTTGTGATTTCACCATTTTCATCTTTTTCAACACGTTCTGCTTTAATCACATAAGCATTACGTAAGCGCACTTCTTTACCTAAAACAAGACGTTTATATTGTTTGTTTGCTTCTTCACGGAAGTCTGCTTTATCAATGAAAAGTTCACGAGTAAATGGTAATTGGCGTGTGCCCATTTCTTCACGATTTGGATGATTTGGTGCAGTTAGCACTTCTTCGCCGTCAAAGTTTTCGATAACAATACGTAATGGATTAATTACCGCCATTGCACGTGGTGCATTTTCATTTAAATCATCACGGATACAACTTTCTAACGCTTTAAATTCTACAACGTTATCTTGTTTTGTTACCCCGATGCGGCGACAGAATTCACGTAATGATGCAGGCGTATAACCACGACGACGTAAACCAGAAATTGTTGGCATACGAGGGTCATTCCAACCATCTACGATTTTATCTTCTACTAATTTGAGTAACTTACGTTTAGAAGTGAGTGTGTATTCTAAATTTAAACGTGAAAATTCGTATTGGTGCGGTAATGGGCGTTCAATAGAAATATGATCTAACACCCAGTCATATAAACGACGGTTGTCTTGGAATTCTAATGTACAAATAGAATGGGTAATACGCTCAATCGCATCAGAGATACAGTGCGTAAAGTCGTACATTGGATAGATGCACCATTTGTCGCCAGTTTGGTGGTGAGTTGCAAATTTGATGCGATAAATTACAGGGTCACGCATAACCATAAACGGCGATGCCATATCAATTTTCGCACGAAGGCTCATTTTACCTTCTTCCACTTCCCCATTTTTCATTTTTTCAAAAAGGGCTAAGTTTTCTTCTACGCTACGATCACGATACGGGCTATTTTTACCTGGTTCTGTCAAAGTCCCACGGTATTCACGCATCTCATCAGGAGTAAGCTCACAAACATAAGCTAACCCTTTTTTGATTAATTCAATCGCATATCCATATAAAGCGTCAAAATAGTCTGAAGCATAATGTGGCTGACCTGCCCATTTAAACCCTAACCATTCAACGTCTTGTTTAATTGAATCAACGTATTCTACTTCTTCTTTGGTTGGGTTGGTATCGTCAAAACGTAAATTACATAATCCGTTATAATCTTTTGCAATACCAAAGTTCAAACAAATAGATTTAGCGTGTCCAATGTGTAAGTAGCCATTTGGTTCAGGCGGGAATCGAGTATGAACCTGTGTACAAGTACCGTTTGCAAGATCTTCATCAATAATATTTCGAATAAAGTTTGTTGGACGAGCCTCTGTATTTTCTAATTGTTCAGAATGGTGCATTATTGACCTCAATAAAATTTGACAAAAAAGTGTTGCTATTCTACCTGTTTTAAAAAGAGAATACAAAGCAGAGGTTGCTTTTCCTCATTTTGCCTTGTAAAATTTGCACAGCGGTGAACGAACGTTCATTACATTGCAATCTTGCATGTGATTTTTTGATATTTACGTTAAAAATCCATAAGTAATAACGATGAATAGCATAAGGAATAAATATGTTTAAGCCTACAAAACTTGCTACGGCAGTTGCACTCTCTATCTTTTTAGTGGGATGTGCCAATATTGATGATTCACATAAACAAAGTGAAAAAACTTTCGAGTCATATCAAAAAATTACCGATCAATATAAATTAGATCAAGATTGGTGGAAACTTTATCACGATCCCCAACTTGATAAATTAGTTGCAGAAGCCCTTGCTAATAACAAAGATTTAGCTAAAGCAGCAATTGCGGTAAATGTTGCCTTATATAAAGCAAATTTAGTCGGTGCAAGCCTTGTTCCAACTTTTAGCGGTACCGTTGGTGCTTCAGCACAAAAAAATATTAAAACGGGTCAAAATACTCAATTAAATCCAAATGGCGGGTTCCCACCATCAACCACGCCTGTACTTTACAACGGCAGTATCAATGTAGGCTATACCCTTGACTTATGGCGACGTATGGCAGATCAAACTTCTGCCGCTGAATGGCAACACTCTGCAAGCATAGAAGATTTAGAATCAGCAAAACTTTCTTTAGTTAACGCTGTGGTTGGCACTTATTATCAACTTGCCTATTTACAAGAAGCGATCACAATCACCGAACAAAGCATTCACGATTACCAACAAATCAACCACATTATGCTTAATAAAAAAGCACAAGGTGTGGTAGATGGAGCAAGCACTAACCAAACAGAACGTGCGGTTTTAGCGGCAGAAAATAATCTAAGCCAATTACAAGACCAACAAAAAGTTGTGCAAGCAATGATGCGCAATCTTTTAAATTTAAAACCAAGCGATCCACTTAATATTCAATTACCGAATCTATTAGACACTAAACTTGCTGGCGTAAATTTAAACGTCCCTGTTTCGGTTATCGCAAATCGTCCTGATGTTAAATCTAAACTTTATTTATTAAATAGTGCCTTTAAAGATGCGAAAGCAACCCAAAAAAGTTGGTTCCCAACCATTACGCTTGGCGCAAGTTTAGGTGGACGCAGTGATCGTATTGGTACAACTTTACATAGCCCATTTGCCTCTGGTTTAGTTTCAGTCAATCTTCCATTCCTTAGCTGGAATACGGTTCGTTGGAACGTAAAAATTTCAGAAGCCGCATACAACTTAGCGAAAGTAAATTTTGAACAAAGTATTACGACAGCGCTAAACGAAATCGATAAGAACTACTTTGCTTACCAACAAGCCCAAGAACAATTTAATAACGAAGAAGGCATTTATAATACGTCGGCTTATATGGCTCGATATTATAAGAATCGTTACACCGTTGGCGTAACAGAATTACGTGACTGGTTAAATGCGAAAAATTCAGAAAACGCAGCTAAATTAGCTTTACTCGGTGCGAAGAATAAACTTATTCAAACCGAAAATGCAATTTATAGTGCGATGGGTGGTTATTACGCTAAATAATACATAAATTTTTCTGAAAATGCGGGCGTGATTTTATGCCCGTTCATAAAAAAAGAGAGCATTTAACTGCTCTCTTTTTTATTTACGAATAAGTAAAAAATTACCCTAAAATTTCGCGTAATTCTTTGCTTACTTCATCTACTTTTTTAGTCCCATCTAAGCGGAAATATTTTGTTTTGTGTGCTTTTGCTTCAGCTTGGTAGTAATCAACTAAAGGTTGAGTTGTTTCGTGGTAAACTTTTAAACGATCTAATACAGTTTCAGGTTTATCATCTGCACGAATCACTAAATCTTCACCAGTTACATCATCTTTACCTTCCACTTTTGGTGGGTTGTAAACAACGTGGTAAGAACGACCAGATGCTGGGTGAACACGACGACCACTCATACGTTCAACAATAACTTCATCAGGGACATCAAATTCTAAAACGTAATCAATTTTAATCCCTGCTTCTTTTAATGCATTTGCTTGAGGAATAGTACGTGGGAATCCGTCAAGTAAGAAACCGTGTTTGCAATCGTCTTGGCTTACACGATCTTCAACTAATGCAATGATAAGATCATCTGGTACTAATTTACCTGCATCCATTAATTCTTTTGCTTGTTTACCAAGTTCAGTTCCAGC from Actinobacillus delphinicola encodes the following:
- the glnS gene encoding glutamine--tRNA ligase, which produces MHHSEQLENTEARPTNFIRNIIDEDLANGTCTQVHTRFPPEPNGYLHIGHAKSICLNFGIAKDYNGLCNLRFDDTNPTKEEVEYVDSIKQDVEWLGFKWAGQPHYASDYFDALYGYAIELIKKGLAYVCELTPDEMREYRGTLTEPGKNSPYRDRSVEENLALFEKMKNGEVEEGKMSLRAKIDMASPFMVMRDPVIYRIKFATHHQTGDKWCIYPMYDFTHCISDAIERITHSICTLEFQDNRRLYDWVLDHISIERPLPHQYEFSRLNLEYTLTSKRKLLKLVEDKIVDGWNDPRMPTISGLRRRGYTPASLREFCRRIGVTKQDNVVEFKALESCIRDDLNENAPRAMAVINPLRIVIENFDGEEVLTAPNHPNREEMGTRQLPFTRELFIDKADFREEANKQYKRLVLGKEVRLRNAYVIKAERVEKDENGEITTVYCTYDPETLGKNPADGRKVKGVIHWVSAKDNVPAEFRLYDRLFTVPNPGAAENMEDVLNPESLVVKHGFVEKSLANAEPEKAYQFEREGYYCADSKDSTAEHPVFNLTVSLKESF
- the tdeA gene encoding toxin/drug exporter TdeA — protein: MFKPTKLATAVALSIFLVGCANIDDSHKQSEKTFESYQKITDQYKLDQDWWKLYHDPQLDKLVAEALANNKDLAKAAIAVNVALYKANLVGASLVPTFSGTVGASAQKNIKTGQNTQLNPNGGFPPSTTPVLYNGSINVGYTLDLWRRMADQTSAAEWQHSASIEDLESAKLSLVNAVVGTYYQLAYLQEAITITEQSIHDYQQINHIMLNKKAQGVVDGASTNQTERAVLAAENNLSQLQDQQKVVQAMMRNLLNLKPSDPLNIQLPNLLDTKLAGVNLNVPVSVIANRPDVKSKLYLLNSAFKDAKATQKSWFPTITLGASLGGRSDRIGTTLHSPFASGLVSVNLPFLSWNTVRWNVKISEAAYNLAKVNFEQSITTALNEIDKNYFAYQQAQEQFNNEEGIYNTSAYMARYYKNRYTVGVTELRDWLNAKNSENAAKLALLGAKNKLIQTENAIYSAMGGYYAK
- the adk gene encoding adenylate kinase, translated to MNIILLGAPGAGKGTQAQFIMNQYGIPQISTGDMLRAAIKAGTELGKQAKELMDAGKLVPDDLIIALVEDRVSQDDCKHGFLLDGFPRTIPQANALKEAGIKIDYVLEFDVPDEVIVERMSGRRVHPASGRSYHVVYNPPKVEGKDDVTGEDLVIRADDKPETVLDRLKVYHETTQPLVDYYQAEAKAHKTKYFRLDGTKKVDEVSKELREILG